The Amycolatopsis japonica nucleotide sequence GGGCTTCGTCTACGGCGCGACCGCCATGTCCGCGTCGGGGCTGCCACTGAACGCGCTCTTCCCCGCGATTTCGGTGCGGTACTGGGCGATGATCTGCGGCCTGCTCGGCTTCGCGCTGGTGTGGTTCGGGCGCTACGCGATCATCGAGAAACTGATGACGGTGCTCACCGGCGTCATGTTCGTGACCGTGGTCGGCACCGCGATCCTCGTCGTGCCGAATTTCGCCGAACTGTTCAAGGGCGCCGTCCCGACCCTGCCCGACGGCTCGCTCGTGTACGTCCTCGGCCTGGTCGGCGGCGTCGGCGGCACGATCACCATGGCGGCCTATGGCTACTGGACGCTCGCGAAGGGCTGGCGTTCGTCGAAGTGGCTGCCGATGATGCGCACCGACAACGCCGTCGGCTACGTGATGACCGGGATCTTCGTGATCGCGATGCTGATCGTCGGCGCGGAACTGTTGCTGGGCCAGAAGATCATCTCGGGCGACAAGGGCCTGCTGTTCCTCGGCGACACCCTCGCCGCGGACTACGGGCAGTGGGCGCGGATCCCGTTCCTCATCGGCTTCTTCGCCGTTTCGTTCACGTCGGTGATCGGTGTCTGGCACGGCGTGAGCCTGCTGTTCGCCGACTGGTGGCGCATTCTGCGGCTGCCCGCGAACACGACGGAAAGCGTTGAGGCGTATGAGAAGAAGGCAGGCGAACGCAGTGTCGCGTACCGCGGATACGTGCTGTGGCTGACCTTCCCGCCGATGGCGTTGCTGTTCCTGGACCAGCCGTTCCAGCTCACCGTGATCTACGGCGTGCTGGGCGCGTTGTTCATGCCGTTCCTGGCGGCGACCTTGCTGGTGCTGCTGAACACGTCACGGGTGCCGAGGGAAGGGCGTTCGCGGTGGCTTTCGAACGGGCTTTTGGGCATCTGCCTGGCGATGTTCGCTTACCTGGCGTACACGGAGGTCGTGAAGTTCTTCAGCTGAGGCCGCACTTACGTGATCGAAGCCGGAACTCGCGTGATCAACGGCGGAACACCGAGTGCGGCATCCAATCACGCGAGTCACGTCCCTGATCACGCTAGTCACGCCTTTGCTCACGCCGCGCCTGTCTGCCCAGTCCGTGAAGCATCGGTCCGCGGCCTCAGCAGTCACGGCGGCGACCCAAGTACGTGAAGGCCCCCTTCACTGCGTCTAGCGCAATGAAGGGGGCCTTCACGTACTAACCGATCGTCAGGAGCGGCGAGCCCGCTTCGCCTTGCGAGGCGGCGGAAGCGCACCTTCGGCACGAAGCCGGGCGGCGTGCTCGGCGAGCGCGTCGACCAGGTGCGGGACGTCGGCCTTCTCGGGCTGGACGTCGACCCGCAGCCCGAACTCCACGGCGGTCTCCGCGGTCTTCGGGCCGATGCACGCGACCAGCGTGCGGGTGTGCGGCTTGCCGGCGATGCCGACGAGGTTCCGCACGGTCGAGGACGAGGTGAAGCAGACCGCGTCGAAACCGCCGGTCTTGATCATCTCGCGGGTCTCGGCGGGCGGCGGCGCGGCCCGCACGGTGCGGTACGCGGTCACGTCGTCGATCTCCCAGCCGCGTTCGCGCAGGCCGGCCGAAAGGGTCTCGGTGGCGATGTCCGCCCGCGGCAGCAGCACGCGGTCGACCGGGTCGAGGACGTCGTCGTACGGCGGGAACTCGGCGAGGAGACCCTCCGAGGACTGCTCGCCCTCCGGGATCAGCTCGGGGATGATGCCGAACGAGCGCACCTTCGCGGCGGTCGATTCGCCGACGCAGGCGATCTTCACGCCGGAGAAGGCGCGGGCGTCGAGGCCGAACTCCTCGAACTTCTCCCACACCGCGCGGACGGCGTTGGTCGAGGTGAAGACGATCCACTGGTAGCGGCCGTCGACGAGACCCTTGACCGAACGCTCCATCTGGGCGGGGCTGCGCGGCGGCTCGACCGAGATGGTCGGGACCTCGTGCGAGGTGGCGCCGTGGCCGCGAAGCCGCTCCGCCATCTCACCGGCCTGCTCCTTGGTGCGCGGCACCAGGACCTTCCAGCCGTACAGCGCGCGCGACTCCCACCACGACAGCTTCGAGCGCTGCCCGACGGCCTGGCCGATGGTCACGATGAGCGGGCCGACGAGCTCGCCCGCCTCGTTCGCGACGGTGGCCAGCGTGGTGTCCAGGGTGCGCTGGGTGTTGATGGTGCCGTTCGACGTGACGGCGACCGGGGTGGTCGGCGCCAGTCCGTGCTCGGTCAGCGCGGACGCGGCCTCGGCCAGGTGCGCCGACGTCGCGTGCAGCACGATCGGGCCGGGGGTCGCGGCCAGCGCGGCCCAATCGACGTCGCCGCGGACGTCGACCTCGGTGTGCGTTCCACCGAGCGCGACACCGGCGTACGCCGGGACGGCCGCGCCGGGCGAGACGCCCGGGATGATGTCGAACACGGCGCTGGTCCGGGAAACGGCCTGCACCTCGGCGACGACGGCGGGCTGGGTCAGCGGGTCACCGGCGATGAGCCGGAGCACCAGTCGTCCGGCCTTGGCCTCGTTCACCAGGTCCTTGGCGACCTCGGTGGCCTCGCCGACGGCGGGGCGCACTTCGGCGCCCTCGGCGGCGAAGGCCAGGACGCCCGAAGGGACGTCCGGGTCGGTCACCACGACCTCGGCCTTGGCGAGCAGCTCCTGAGCGCGGACGGTCAGCAGACCGGCGTCACCGGGGCCCGAGCCCACGAAGGCGACACGCCCGGTGGTCTTACGCGCGGGGGTCATCTGTGCGTTCTCCTCTTGAGCGGCCGCAGTCGAGCGCGGCCCTACCTTCAACGTTCTGACTCACTGGGCGGGGCCGGACAGCGCACCGGCCCCCAGGTCGAGCAGCTCGGTGGCCAGTGTCCGGCCGAGCTGATCGGCTTCGTGCTTGTCGGCGAGCGCGGAAGCGCGCACCATGTCGACCGCGTCCCCGTCCCCTTCGACGGCGGCGGTGCCCCGCAACGAGATCCGCTCGACGACCCGCCCTTCGGCGTCCAGGTCCTCGACGATCTCCGCCAGCGCTCCGACCGGTGCGCTGCACCCGGCCTCCAGCGCCGCGAGCAACGCCCGCTCGGCGGTCGCCACGGCACGGGTGCCTTCATCGTCCACTGTGGATCCGAGCAGGTGCTCGATGTCCACGTCACCGGTCCGGCACTCCACCGCCAGCGCACCCTGCGCGGGTGCGGGCAGCATCTGGATCGGGTCGAGGGTCTCGGTGATCTCCTCCGCCCGGCCGATCCTGGCCAGTCCGGCACGCGCCAGGATGACGGCGTCGAGCTCTCCGTCGCTCACCTTGCGCATGCGGGTGTCGATATTGCCTCGGATCGGCACGATTTCCAAACCGAGACCGAGCGCGCGCAGCTGCGCGGTCCGCCGCGGCGAGCCGGTGCCGACGGTCGAGCCGGGCGGGAGCTCGCCCAGTGTCAGCCCGTCACGGGCGATCAGCGCGTCACGCGGGTCCTCGCGGCGCGGCACGGCGGCGAGCGTGATGCCCGGCTCCGGCTTCGTCGGGAGGTCCTTGTAGGAGTGCACGATGACGTCGACTTCCTCGCGCAGCAAGGCTTCGCGCAGCGCGGAAGTGAAGACGCCGACCCCGATCGTGGGGATCGGCGCGGACGACTTGTCGCCGGGGGTCGTCACGGTGACGAGCTCGACCTCGGCCCCGGTGGCACGCAGGGCGTCGGCGATGGTGCCGGTCTGCGCGAGGGCGAGTTTGCTGCCGCGCGTCCCGATGCGGATGACTCTGCTCACTGGATGATCACTCGTCTTTCGGCGTTGCGGTGGGACTCGCCACCGCTGCGGGCGCCTGCGGGTCGAGGCAGAACAGCTCACGCAGCGCGTTGGCGTAGTCGGTGTCGGCCGTCTCGGCGGCCAGCTGCTTGACCCGCACCGTCGGCGCGTGCAGCAGCTTGTCGACCACGCGGCGGACCGTGCGGCCGACCTCCTCGCGGACCCCGGCGTCGAGGTCCGGCAGGCGGTTGTCCAGCCGCAGGAGTTCGGCGTCGACCACCTCGGCCGCCCGGCGCCGCAGCGCCGTCACCGTCGGGGTCACCTCGGCGCTGCGCTGGCCGGCGAGGTACTCGCGCACCTCGTCGAGCACGATGCCGGTGGCCTTCGCGGTCTGCCGCTCGGTGGTCGGGGTGCCCGCTTCCCGCATGCGGCGCTGGATGGTTTCGAGGTCGACCACGGTGACGTCGGCCAGTGCGGCGACGTCGTGGTCGACGTCACGCGGGAGGCCGAGGTCGCAGACGACCAGCGGGCGCCCGGCACGGGCCGGGACGTGTGCGGCGGTGAAGACCGCGGCCTGCGCGCCGGTGCAGCAGACGACGACGTCCGCCTCGGCGACCGAGTCCGCGATCCCGCTCATCTGGACGGCCTTCGCGGGCACTCCCTGCTCGACGCTCGCGGCGGCGAGGCGGGCGGCCCTGGCCTCGGTGCGGTTGGCGATGGTGATCTCGCCGATCCCGGACTTGCGCAGCTGGGACGCGGTCAGCGCGCCCATCGAACCGGCGCCGATGATCAGCGCGTGCTTGCCCGCGATGTCCCCGGCCGCGGCGAGCGCCTCGGAGACCACCGACGCGCCGAGCTGGTCGAGCCCGGTCTCGGTGTGGACGCGTTTGCCGACGCGCAGCGTGGTCTGGATCAGCTCGTGCAACGTGCGGCCGACGGTGCCGGCCTCCCGCGCGGTGGCGTAGGAGGACCGGATCTGGCCGAGGATCTGCGTCTCGCCGACGACCATCGAGTCCAGCCCCGAGGTGACCGAGAACAGGTGCTCGATCGCGGCGCCGGCGTAGTGCACGTACAGCGACTCGTAGAGGTCCGCGGGCTGCATGCCGGCCTGGCGGGCGAGCACGTCGGAAACGTCGTTGAGGCCACCGTGGAAGGTCTCGACGACGGCGTAGACCTCGATGCGGTTGCAGGTCGAGACGAGGATCGCCTCGCTGACGTGCTCGGCCTGCTGCAGTTCGTGGAGCACCTTGGTCACGTCGGTCGCGGGGACCGCGACGCGCTCCAAGGTGTTCAGCTCGGCACTGCGGTGCGAAAGCCCGACCGCCAACACGCTCATTTCAGCGCACCACCATTCCGTTGCCGTGGCCGTTCACGCTGCCATTCTCGGCGCCCCCGGGGCCACTGTCCCCTCCGCCGTTGCCGTTAGCGGCCAGATCGGCGCGACGAGCGACGTGGAACGACAGGATCTGCAGCTCGACCGCGAGATCGACCTTGCGCACCTCGATATGTGCCGGAACCTGCAGCACGACCGGGGCGAAATTCAGGATGCACTGCACGCCACCTGCGACGAGCCGGTCGCAGACCGACTGCGCGGCGGTGGGCGGAGTGGCGATGACGCCGATGGAGATCTGCCGTTCGGCGCAGACTTTGGGGATCTCGTCGAGATGTGAGACCGGGAGACCGCCGACCGGGACGCCGACCAGATCCGGGTCGAGGTCGAACAGCGCCTCGACCGGGAACCCGCGGCCGGGGAACCCGCCGTAGTTGGCGAGCGCGTGCCCGAGATTACCGATGCCGACCACGGCGACCTTGTGCTTGCGGGTCAGGCCGAGGATGCGCTCGATCTGGCTGACCAGCACCTGGACGTCGTAGCCGACACCACGGGTGCCGTAGGAGCCGAGGTAGGACAGGTCCTTGCGCAGTTTCGCGGAGTTGACGCCCGCGGCCTGCGAGAGCTCCTCGCTGGAGATCGTCGTCGCGCCCTGCTCGGCCAGCCCGGAGAGAACACGGAGGTAGACGGCGAGGCGGGCGACGGCGGCTTCGGGGATCGACTTCGCGCGGACCGCTTCCGGCTCGGCGGTGGTCTCGACGGCGGGCATCTCCGCGGTGGGCGCGTTGTCGGCGTCCGGTGTCACCCGGGTGCGCCGGCCTCGTTGCGACACCACGCTTGTCCGCTCCCTCTGGTCCCTGCTGACGACATGAATCGCCCGAACCTGGAAAACGGCTCTTGACCCGCCGCGCTGAGTCCGGTTCGATGCCGGGCGCTTTCGGAGGCGACGTATCTACGGTAGCCACTTGTGAACGCAGGCACAAAGTCACTGGTAGGTGCTGTGGTCAGTCTCTCTAGCGCGCGTTGACCGTCACCGTGTGCCAGCCGGTGGCGCCGTCCGGCACGGTCCCGGCGCGCTCCTGCGTCTGTGTGTAACCGGACTGGTCCGTGGCCCGGACGGCGATCTCGTGCTGACCAGCGGCGACGTCGACCTCGGTCCACCACATCCGCCAGGTGTCCTTCGACGTCTCCGCCGACAGGACGGCCTCCTTCCACGGCCCCTGGTCGACACGGACCTCGACCTTCGCGACACCGGTGTGCTGTGCCCACGCGGTCCCGGACACCACGACCTTGCCCGCGTTCACCGCCGAACCCGGCGCGTCGATCCGCGACTGCGTCTTCACCGGCGCTTCCTTGGCCCAGCCGCGGTCGAGCCAGTACGCCTTGCGCTCCGCCCAGGTGGTGATCTCCAGCTCGGTCACCCATTTCGTGGCGGACACGTAGCCGTAGAGCCCGGGGATCACGATCCGCGCGGGGAAGCCGTGCTCGATCGGGAGCGGTTCGCCGTCCATGCCGAGGGCGAGCATCGCGCCGCGTCGCGGATCCAGGGCGGCTTCGACCGGGGTTCCGCAGGTCCAGCCGTCGACGCTGGTCGCGAACATCTGCTCGGCGCCGGGTTTCACGCCCGCCTCGTTCAGCAGATCCCGCAGGTCGATGCCGATCCAGCGCGCGTTGGAGATGTACGGGCCACCGACCTCGTTGGAGACACAGCACAGGGTGACGTCGCGTTCGATCAGCGGGCGCGAGCGGAGATCTTCATACCGATAGGTGACTTCGCGCTCGACCATCCCGCGGATCTGCAGGCTCCAATCCTTGGTGCGGACCTGCGGGACCACCAGCGCCGTGTCGATCCGGTAGAAATCCTTCGAAGGAGTGAGATACGGCGGGGTGCCGAGCTTCGCGAAATCCGCGTCGGGCGGGATCGGCGGCGCGGTCCTCGCCGCGACGAGCCTGCCGACGGCGGCCCGCGACTCCTCCGCGTTCTTCCTGGTCCCGGCGATCTGGCCGGTCAGCGCGGCGACGCCGGCGCCCGCCGCGACGGACGCGCCGGTGATCAGCACCCTGCGCCGGTCCGGGCCTTCGCCTTCACGGTCGTCGAAGAACACCTTCGGGCGGAAGAACGAATGCAGCCGCGTGAACACGATCAGCGCGACGACGGTGGCGATCACCGGCGCCAGCAGCGCGATCTGCCCGAGGTCGGTACGCACGAATACCGCCGCGACACCTGCCGCGCCGAGGACGCCGACGATCACCTGGCCCGGTAGCGGCGTACGGCGCGAGAGCTGCCCGGCGAGCAGCGCGAACAGCACCAGCACCACGGCCAGGCCGATCTTGAGGACGGGCTTGTCCCAGGTCTCCAGCGTCCGCTCGGCCCAGGCGACCACCGCGTGCGGGCTGTGGTCGATGACGAAGTTCGCGACGGCGACGAACGGCGAGGCCGTGTACCCGACGAAGCCCGCGACGAGATGTCCCACGCCGAGGGCTGCCGCCAGTGACAGGAGCCCGGTCAGTGCGGCTTGCGGGAAGGTGAGCCTGCGTTCGTCGTCCACGACTCCATCTTCGGAGCGAATCGGCCATCGGGGCGGCCGATCGCCCCTTACGAGTGTGTTACGCCAATGCTTTCCGGAGCCTGTCCTCTTCGACGCGCCAGTAGCCGTGCTCGGCGTCGTCGACGAGGATCACCGGCACGCGGTCGCCATATTCGGCCCGCCATTCGGGATCGCTGTCGACGTCCTGGGCCGACCAGGCGACACCCAGCTCGCCGCAGATCCGCTCGATGTCCTGTTCCGCGACCTCGCACAGGTGGCAGCCCGTGCGGGTCATGACGGTGACGTGGTGGGCCATGCCCCAATCCTTACCTGAGGCGCATCCTGCGCAGCTTCCCGGTGGCGGAATGCGGCAGCGACTCCGCGAACTCGACGGTGTGCGGCACCTTGTACCCGGCCAGATGCTCGGCGCAGTGCTCGACGACCTGCTGTTCCGACAGCGCTGCGCCCGGCGCGGGGACGACGACGGCCTTCACCGCCTCACCGGTCCGCTCGTCGACGACGCCGACGACGCCCGCCTCGACGACCTCGTCCAGCATCGAAATCACGTTCTCGACCTCGTGCGGGAAGACGTTGAAACCGTTGACGATGATCAGGTCGTTGGCCCGGTCCACCAGGTGCAGGTCGCCGTCGGTGTCGAGGTAGCCGACGTCGCCGGTGCGGAACCAGCCTTCCTCGTCGGGTCCGTGCGAGCCGTCGGGCCAGTAACCGGAGAACAGGTTCGCGCCGCGGATCGACACCAGGCCGGTGCCGCCGTCCTCGTCGAAGGCGTCACCGAGGTCGTCCGGGTCCAGCGGGACGGGCTCCGCGTCGCCGTCGCTGTCGACGAGCCGGAGCTCGACGCCGGGCAGCGGCCGCCCGACCGAACCGGGCTTCGGGTAGCCGGTGACCAGGGTCGTGGTGACCACGGGCGCGCATTCGGTGAGGCCGTAGCCCTCGTAGACGTCGAGTCCGGTGGCGCCGCGGAGGGCGGTGAGGATCTTGGGATGCAGCGGCGCCGCGCCCGAGGTCATCCGCCGCACGGTGGACAGGCCCTGGCCGAGTTCCTCGGGGTCCATCGCGGCGAATTCGGCGTACATCGCGGGTACGCCGGCGATCGACGTCACCCGGTACTCGGTGCAGTCGGCCAGCGTGCGCTCGGCGAGGAAACGTTCGGACAGGATCGCCGTCGCGCCGACCGCCGTGGTCTGCAGCAGGCCGAGGCCGTAGACGTGGAACAGCGGGATGGTGATGAGCACGCGGTCGCCGTGTACGAGCGGCGCCGGGACGATCCGGCTCAGCTGGTCGAGGTTCGCCAGCAGCGCCCGGTGCGACAGCATCACGCCGCGCGGCGGGCCGGTGGTGCCGGAGGTGTACGAGATGACCGCTATGTCCTCACCGGCGCCGGACGCGTCGACCGGTTCGGCTGCTCCATCCGAGGTAACAGCCGGTGAGAGGCTTGTCACCCCGTCGGGGAGTTCCTCGGTGGGTTCGCGTTCGAGGACGAGCCGGGCGCCGCTGTGCTCCAGCAGCCCGTTCAGTTCCGCGGCCGGCCCCTGCGGCGAGATCGGGACGACCACCGCGCCCGCCCGGAGCGCCCCGAACAGTGAGACGGCGAACGCGGCCGACGTCGGCAGCCGCAACGCCACCCGGTCACCGCGCTCGATTCCCGCGTCGAGCAGGGCGCGGGCCAGCGTGTGGGCGGCGTTGTCGAGTTCCGCCCACGTCAGCGCGACGCCTCCGCCGGTCTCCTGGACGGCCGCCTTGCCCGGCCACTGACGAGCGGCCTCGGCGAGCAAAGTGGGCACACTTGCATCGGCAACCTGCTCCGCGCTCAACTGCGAACCTCTTCCCTCGGTGTACGGCGTTGCCAGTTTGTCATCCCGGCCACCGTCATGGGGGTCACTCGCTTTCGTCGCAGTTCCGTAACCCCGGCACCGCTACCTACTTCGCGGTAACTACACGTATGCTGCTGTGCGTCGTCGAGTGGTGTTGATCACTCGATGGTGAGAAAGGGAGTCCGGACGTGCAGATCTTGCAGGCCCACGCGGCGGTGGGACATGCGGGCCGGTCCTCCCTGTCCGGAACGGGAGGTGGACCGTGACTCTTCCCGCGCCCAACCCCGTCTCGATGCTGGCGGGCCACATCCTCCGCCGGAGTGGTTTCCCCGCGGCACCGTCGCCCAGGCCCAAGGTCAGCGACACCGCCGAGAGCGACGCCGCCGCCGAAGCCGCGAAGGCCGAGGCCTGGGAGCTGGTCAGCGCCGCTCAGGACGGCGACACCTCAGCGTTCGGGCGGCTCTACGACCGCTATGTGGACGTCGTCTACCGGTACGTCCTGTTCCGCCTCGGCGACCGGGACCTGGCCGAAGACGTCACCAGCGAGACGTTCCTCCGCGCGCTGCGCCGCATCACGTCGGTGAGCTACCAGGGGCGTGACGTCGGCGCCTGGTTCGTCACCATCGCGCGCAACATCATCCTCGACCACGTGAAGTCGAGCCGGTTCCGCCTCGAGGTCGTCACCGACGAGGTCGCCGAGCCCAACGGGGCACCGATCGGGAACGTCGGCGTGCAGGCCGTCGCGGGGCCGGAACAGCAGGCCATCAGCCGCGCCACCCGCGCCGAACTGCTGCGGTGCGTCGCCGAACTCGGCGAGGATCAGCGCGAGTGCATCGTGCTGCGGTTCATGCAGGGGCTTTCGGTCGCCGAAACCGCCGCGATCATGAAGCGCAACGAGGGCGCCATCAAGGCCCTTCAGCACCGCGCGGTACGCCGTTTGGCACAACTTCTGCCCACAGGACTGCGTTAAGGTTCCATATTTGTCCCTCACCGGGCCTTGCCGTAACCCTTGGGCGTCCCCGCTCGTTTTCTCAGCCAGACCGGTGTCAGGACCGGGCTGAGCAGATGGAGACTTCGCCGTGGGCGTGCCGGGATGGTTCGCGCGGGAGCGGGCGGACGGTGACCGCTTCGCCGACCTTGTCGACGGCACCGAATCCCCGGACGACGACGAGTTCGCGCACGAACTCGCGCTCGTCGGCGGCTTGCGCGAACTCGGCGCCGGCGGCGCCCCCGACGCGGAGACCCGGCAGCGGATCCGCGACGAGATCGCCGGACGCCTCGCCGAAGCCGAAGCCGCGCCGAAGCGACGTGGTCACGCCATCGCCAATCTCGCCGCGGCCGCCGTCGCGCTCATCCTGGCGCTCGGCGGGATCACCCTGTTGCTGTCCAAGGACGCGTTGCCGGGCGATCCGCTCTACGGCATCAAACGAGCGGGTGAATCGGCCTCGCTCGGGCTCACCTTCGACGAACAGGACAAGGCGAAAAAGCATCTGGAGTTCGCCGCGAACCGCGTCGGCGAACTGGACGAGCTGACCCGGCAGGGCGCGCCCACCGCCGCGTATTTCACCGGGCTCGCCGATTTCGAGACCGATCTCCGCGCCGGCGTCTCGCAGCTGACGGCACTCGTCACCGATCAGGGTGGCCAGGCCCGGCTGGCCGAGCTCCGGTCCTGGGCGCGTCAGCAGTCCGACCGGCTCGGTCTCCAGATCGACTACGCCCCCGCCGAAGCACGCGACAAGTTCGACTCGGCGCGCGTGCTGCTCGAGAGGGTCCAGGCGCGCACGACGGATCTCGGCTCGCGTCTGGTCTGCTACACGATCACCACGGGCTCGTCCGACGAGCTGGGCGCGGTCCCGGCCGCCGGCGACTGCGTCCGGAATCCCGACTCCCCCGACGCCGTCCTGCCGCCGGTGACGTCTTCCCCGCCGTCGTCCGCTCCGTCCGCGACGCCGACGCCGACCTCGGTGCCGCCATCGTCCGGTGTGGACACCGCGGCCCCGACCGGACCGCTCGCCCCGCCGTCAGGAGGCACGCCGCCGCCCGTCGTGGCCACGCCCGGCCCGACGACGAGGACGTTGCCGCCGACGACCACCACGCCACCGCCGCCGCTGGTTTCGATTCCGCCGCTCATCCCGGGGTTACCGCCGATAATCATCGGCTGACTCGGTGTCACGTGAGGCAGGCGCCACACCCGGGACAGCGTGGTCGGCCGCTCGCTACGCTGTGCACAGGCACCTGGGATTCCGGAGGCGGTGTGCGTGTCAGTGTGGCGGGGCAGGGATAAGAGTCAAGAGCTCGAACGGCTGGCCGAGCTCGCGGGCGAGGCGTCGGCCGAGGCCGCCATGGCGACCGCGTCCGCCGAAGCCCTCGAACCGCCCGCGCCGCCCGCACCGCCGGACCTGACGGCGGCCGCGTTCTTCGACGTCGACAACACCATGATGATGGGCGCGTCGATCTTCTACTTCGCCCGCGGCCTGGCCGCGCGCAAGTTCTTCACGTCCGCCGATCTGGCCGGATTCGTCTGGCAGCAGGTGAAATTCCGGCTCGGCGGCAGGG carries:
- a CDS encoding DUF5667 domain-containing protein, whose amino-acid sequence is MGVPGWFARERADGDRFADLVDGTESPDDDEFAHELALVGGLRELGAGGAPDAETRQRIRDEIAGRLAEAEAAPKRRGHAIANLAAAAVALILALGGITLLLSKDALPGDPLYGIKRAGESASLGLTFDEQDKAKKHLEFAANRVGELDELTRQGAPTAAYFTGLADFETDLRAGVSQLTALVTDQGGQARLAELRSWARQQSDRLGLQIDYAPAEARDKFDSARVLLERVQARTTDLGSRLVCYTITTGSSDELGAVPAAGDCVRNPDSPDAVLPPVTSSPPSSAPSATPTPTSVPPSSGVDTAAPTGPLAPPSGGTPPPVVATPGPTTRTLPPTTTTPPPPLVSIPPLIPGLPPIIIG